A stretch of the Desulforamulus ferrireducens genome encodes the following:
- the dapG gene encoding aspartate kinase has product MKFLVQKFGGTSLVTQESRDHVANRIIAAADEGYMPVVVVSAIGRLGEPYATDTLINFALAINRDLPPREMDLLMSCGEIISGVAMVNTLRRLGRQAVLLTGAQAGIITDNNHNDARIIRVDPKNIISQAEQGKIVVVTGFQGISEDGEVTTLGRGGSDTTASALGVALNAECIDIYTDVEGIMTADPRIVEDARILDTVTYNEICQLAHEGAKVIHPRAVEIAMQSNIPIRVRSTFSDKTGTLVTSHHGVYGTIDITRDRLACGVTHVAGVTQLKIQVQEVDVEHLALRVFRALALADISVDFINVSPELIMFTVKDEVAKKALAVLENLGITPQVRSNCAKVSTVGAGITGVPGVMARIVQALTEEGVEILQSADSHTTIWVLVEKDDMKKAIRALHRKFKLGQR; this is encoded by the coding sequence ATGAAATTTCTTGTTCAAAAGTTTGGCGGTACATCTTTAGTGACCCAGGAATCCAGAGATCATGTGGCCAACAGGATTATTGCCGCAGCAGATGAAGGTTATATGCCTGTGGTGGTGGTTTCGGCCATTGGCCGCTTGGGTGAACCATATGCCACAGATACCCTGATAAATTTTGCCCTGGCCATCAACCGAGATTTACCTCCCAGGGAGATGGATTTACTCATGTCCTGCGGTGAAATAATCTCCGGGGTAGCCATGGTCAACACCTTGCGCCGGCTAGGTCGTCAGGCAGTGCTGCTCACCGGAGCACAGGCAGGTATCATAACCGATAATAACCATAATGACGCAAGGATTATCCGGGTGGACCCCAAAAATATTATTAGCCAGGCCGAACAGGGAAAAATTGTAGTTGTCACTGGTTTTCAGGGCATAAGTGAAGACGGCGAGGTTACTACCCTGGGGCGAGGTGGTAGTGATACCACCGCATCTGCCCTGGGAGTAGCTCTCAACGCAGAATGCATTGATATCTATACTGATGTGGAAGGTATTATGACTGCAGATCCGCGCATTGTTGAGGATGCACGCATACTAGATACAGTTACCTACAATGAAATTTGCCAATTGGCCCACGAAGGTGCTAAAGTAATTCATCCCAGGGCAGTGGAAATTGCTATGCAGAGTAATATCCCCATCCGGGTACGTTCTACCTTTTCTGACAAAACCGGTACACTGGTAACCAGTCACCATGGGGTGTATGGAACCATAGACATTACCAGAGATCGGTTAGCCTGTGGGGTTACCCATGTGGCAGGAGTTACCCAGCTCAAAATTCAGGTCCAGGAAGTGGATGTAGAACATCTGGCCCTACGTGTTTTCCGGGCACTGGCTCTGGCTGACATTAGCGTGGATTTTATTAATGTCAGTCCTGAGTTAATTATGTTTACGGTAAAGGATGAAGTGGCTAAAAAGGCTTTGGCTGTTCTGGAAAACTTGGGGATTACACCTCAGGTACGCTCTAACTGTGCTAAAGTATCAACAGTGGGGGCAGGCATTACCGGGGTGCCGGGTGTGATGGCACGTATTGTCCAGGCTCTAACTGAGGAAGGGGTAGAAATATTGCAGTCTGCAGACTCCCATACCACCATCTGGGTGTTGGTAGAGAAGGATGATATGAAAAAGGCCATTAGAGCCTTGCATCGTAAGTTTAAATTGGGACAGCGATAA
- the dapA gene encoding 4-hydroxy-tetrahydrodipicolinate synthase — MAAVDFGRVLTAMVTPFNADLSVNYNQAKKLARYLVENGSDGLVVCGTTGESPTLAKEEKIALFKAVVEEVGGKAAVVAGTGSYDTASSIALTKEAEKVGCDGVMLVAPYYNKPSQEGLYRHFKAIAESTSLPVVLYNIPGRTGINVLPTTVKRLAEDVPNIVAIKEAAGSIDQVSELKRLLPEDFAIYSGDDSMTLPMLSLGAKGIISVASHVAGKQIQEMIDAFSSGNTTLAANLHKRLFPLFKGLFITTNPVPVKTALNLKGIAVGSVRLPLVEATAAEVDSIKNLMQSLELL, encoded by the coding sequence ATGGCAGCGGTTGATTTCGGACGAGTGTTAACTGCCATGGTCACTCCATTTAATGCCGACCTGTCCGTTAATTACAACCAAGCGAAAAAGCTAGCTCGGTATTTAGTAGAAAATGGCTCAGATGGACTGGTAGTTTGTGGCACCACTGGAGAATCGCCAACTCTGGCTAAGGAAGAAAAGATTGCCTTATTTAAGGCAGTGGTGGAAGAAGTAGGGGGAAAGGCAGCGGTAGTAGCCGGTACCGGTAGTTATGATACTGCCAGCAGTATTGCTTTAACCAAGGAAGCCGAAAAAGTAGGCTGTGATGGGGTTATGCTGGTGGCACCCTATTACAACAAGCCTTCCCAGGAGGGACTGTACAGGCATTTTAAAGCCATCGCAGAAAGCACCTCTTTGCCTGTGGTCCTTTACAACATCCCCGGTCGTACCGGTATTAATGTTTTACCGACAACGGTAAAAAGACTGGCCGAAGATGTACCTAACATAGTGGCCATTAAGGAAGCAGCAGGCAGCATCGATCAAGTTTCGGAACTCAAGAGGCTCTTACCGGAGGATTTTGCTATTTACAGCGGGGATGATTCCATGACCTTGCCTATGCTGTCGCTGGGGGCTAAGGGTATTATCAGCGTGGCCTCCCACGTAGCCGGTAAGCAGATACAGGAGATGATTGACGCTTTTTCCTCAGGCAATACCACTTTAGCTGCTAATTTACACAAGAGATTATTCCCTCTGTTTAAAGGGCTATTTATCACCACCAACCCCGTGCCTGTTAAGACCGCGTTAAACCTCAAGGGGATAGCGGTGGGCAGTGTGCGGTTGCCCCTGGTTGAGGCCACCGCGGCTGAAGTTGACTCAATTAAAAACTTGATGCAAAGCCTGGAGTTGTTATAA
- a CDS encoding ribonuclease J: MAKEPKLAVIPLGGLGEIGKNMTAVRFGENIVVIDCGLMFPEEEMLGIDIVIPDISYLLEHKEQVLGILLTHGHEDHIGALPYFLKQINVPVYGSKLALGLVQGKLKEHNMLEQVKLNTIKPREIIPIGPFKVEFIRVSHSIPDSMAIAIHTPVGTLLHTGDFKIDQTPVDGEVIDLPRFAALGEKGVLVMLSDSTNVERPGYTMSESLVGQTFEETFRYARDRIIIATFASNVHRLQQAITVAHKYDRHVAVVGRSMANVVQVASELGYLHIPEGTLVELDEANRLPLHKVVLLTTGSQGEPMSALTRIAMNDHRQVNLMPGDTVIISATPVPGNEKLVARIIDQLFKLGARVIYEAVSGIHVSGHPSQEELKLMLNLVRPKFFIPVHGEYRMLKKHAELAKELGIPAENVFVGENGQVFEFTRKTGRMAGRVSSGKVLVDGLGVGDVGNIVLRDRKQLSQDGILIVVVTLDKENNQILAGPDIVSRGFVYVRESELLMEEAKTKVKQALDKCCGKGISEWAAIKSMVRDDLGKFLYEKTRRRPMILPIIMEI, translated from the coding sequence TTGGCCAAAGAACCCAAATTAGCTGTAATTCCCCTGGGGGGATTAGGCGAGATCGGTAAAAACATGACCGCGGTGAGATTTGGGGAAAATATTGTTGTGATCGATTGTGGTTTAATGTTTCCCGAGGAAGAAATGTTGGGTATTGATATTGTCATTCCTGATATCAGCTATCTCTTGGAACATAAGGAGCAGGTATTAGGTATACTACTTACCCATGGACATGAAGATCATATTGGGGCGTTACCATACTTTTTAAAGCAAATTAACGTCCCGGTGTACGGATCAAAGCTTGCCCTTGGTTTGGTGCAGGGTAAATTAAAAGAGCATAATATGCTGGAACAGGTTAAACTTAATACCATCAAACCTCGGGAAATCATACCTATTGGACCCTTCAAGGTAGAATTTATTCGTGTTTCCCATAGTATTCCAGATTCTATGGCTATTGCCATCCACACACCGGTAGGCACTCTGCTGCACACCGGAGATTTTAAAATTGACCAAACCCCTGTGGATGGGGAAGTCATTGATTTACCCAGGTTTGCTGCCCTGGGAGAAAAAGGCGTCCTGGTGATGCTTTCGGATAGTACCAATGTCGAGCGTCCCGGCTACACCATGTCTGAAAGTTTAGTAGGTCAAACCTTTGAGGAGACCTTCCGATATGCCAGGGATAGAATTATTATTGCTACCTTTGCCTCAAATGTTCACCGGTTGCAACAGGCCATTACTGTAGCACATAAATACGACAGACATGTAGCTGTGGTGGGTCGGAGTATGGCGAATGTTGTCCAGGTGGCAAGTGAGTTGGGTTACCTGCATATACCTGAGGGTACCCTAGTTGAATTAGATGAAGCCAACCGACTACCCTTGCATAAGGTTGTTTTACTGACCACCGGCAGCCAAGGGGAGCCTATGTCTGCTTTAACCCGGATTGCTATGAACGATCACCGTCAAGTAAATCTCATGCCCGGTGACACTGTCATTATTTCTGCCACACCGGTACCGGGCAATGAAAAACTGGTAGCCAGAATTATTGACCAGCTATTTAAACTGGGGGCAAGGGTAATCTATGAGGCGGTGTCAGGCATCCATGTGTCTGGTCACCCCAGTCAAGAAGAATTAAAGCTTATGCTTAACCTTGTGCGGCCTAAATTTTTCATCCCTGTGCATGGCGAATATCGTATGTTAAAGAAACATGCGGAATTGGCCAAGGAACTGGGAATTCCGGCGGAAAATGTGTTTGTAGGTGAGAATGGACAAGTTTTCGAATTTACCCGCAAAACAGGACGGATGGCCGGTAGAGTCAGTTCTGGCAAGGTCTTGGTGGATGGCCTGGGTGTCGGCGATGTGGGAAATATTGTTTTACGAGATAGGAAACAATTGTCCCAGGATGGTATTTTAATTGTGGTGGTTACCCTGGATAAGGAAAATAATCAAATACTGGCAGGCCCAGACATAGTTTCTCGGGGCTTTGTCTATGTCCGAGAATCGGAGTTGCTCATGGAAGAGGCTAAAACAAAGGTGAAGCAGGCCTTGGATAAATGTTGTGGCAAGGGCATCTCTGAATGGGCTGCCATAAAATCTATGGTTAGAGACGACTTAGGAAAGTTTCTTTATGAAAAAACTAGGAGAAGGCCAATGATCTTACCGATCATCATGGAAATATGA